In one window of Deinococcus aerius DNA:
- a CDS encoding 3-hydroxybutyrate dehydrogenase, with translation MTSNETRAALVTGGTSGIGLAIALRLVRDGLRVAVLDLDRPQAREVASAHGLTFIPADLSRRADCPRAVGETVAALGGLDVLVNNAGFQHIDPVKDFPEDTWDAMLHVMLTAPFLLTKYAWVHLTRSGQGRVVNIASIHGHVASPFKSAYISAKHGLIGLTRTAALEAGEQGLTVNAICPGYVRTPLVENQIADQARTRGLSEQEVEQKVMLEPAAIKRLLDPGDVAALASYVVSPAAWGMTGAVLDLDLGWTAR, from the coding sequence ATGACCTCCAACGAAACCCGCGCCGCCCTCGTGACGGGTGGCACGAGCGGCATCGGCCTCGCCATCGCGCTGCGCCTTGTGCGGGACGGCCTGCGGGTCGCCGTCCTCGACCTCGACCGGCCCCAGGCGCGCGAGGTCGCCTCCGCGCACGGCCTGACCTTTATCCCCGCCGACCTGTCCCGCCGCGCCGACTGCCCGCGGGCGGTGGGGGAGACCGTCGCCGCGCTGGGCGGGCTGGACGTGCTCGTGAACAACGCGGGCTTCCAGCACATCGACCCGGTCAAGGATTTCCCCGAGGACACCTGGGACGCCATGCTCCACGTGATGCTGACCGCGCCCTTCCTGCTCACGAAGTACGCCTGGGTGCACCTCACCCGCTCGGGGCAGGGCCGGGTGGTGAACATCGCCTCCATCCACGGGCACGTCGCCAGCCCCTTCAAGAGCGCCTACATCAGCGCCAAGCATGGCCTGATCGGCCTGACGCGCACCGCCGCGCTGGAGGCGGGCGAGCAGGGCCTGACGGTGAATGCGATCTGTCCCGGTTACGTCCGAACGCCCCTGGTCGAAAACCAGATCGCCGACCAGGCGCGCACCCGCGGCCTGAGCGAGCAGGAGGTCGAGCAGAAGGTGATGCTCGAACCCGCCGCCATCAAGCGGCTCCTGGACCCGGGGGACGTGGCCGCCCTCGCCAGCTATGTGGTCAGCCCCGCCGCCTGGGGCATGACTGGGGCAGTCCTCGACCTCGACCTGGGGTGGACGGCGCGGTGA
- a CDS encoding ABC transporter ATP-binding protein — protein MTLTQTNPVSTRTQGQELVIENLAAGYGKVQVLWGVSLRVAPGEFVAVIGANGAGKTTTLRAVSGVVRPSAGRILLGGQDITRATPSGIVGLGLGHVPEGRELFPRMTVRENLELGAAMRPEARAMQAQTLEHVYALFPRLSERQGQLAGTLSGGEQQMVAVGRALMARPSVLVVDEPSLGLSPLMTQTVFEALKAVNQEGVSVLLVEQNVGLSLRLAHRAYVLENGQVVNEGTGAALLADPKVREAYLAL, from the coding sequence ATGACGCTGACTCAGACGAACCCAGTCTCCACCCGCACCCAGGGCCAGGAACTCGTGATCGAAAACCTCGCCGCCGGGTACGGCAAGGTGCAGGTGCTGTGGGGCGTGAGCCTGCGGGTCGCCCCCGGCGAGTTCGTCGCCGTGATCGGGGCGAACGGGGCGGGCAAGACGACCACCCTGCGCGCGGTGAGCGGGGTCGTGAGGCCGAGCGCGGGCCGCATCCTCCTGGGCGGACAGGACATCACCCGCGCCACGCCGAGCGGCATCGTCGGCCTGGGGCTGGGGCACGTCCCCGAGGGCCGCGAACTCTTCCCGCGCATGACCGTGCGCGAGAACCTGGAACTCGGGGCGGCGATGCGTCCTGAGGCGCGGGCCATGCAAGCGCAGACGCTCGAACACGTCTACGCGCTGTTTCCCCGCTTGAGTGAACGGCAGGGGCAGCTCGCGGGCACCCTCTCCGGCGGCGAGCAGCAGATGGTCGCGGTGGGCCGCGCGCTGATGGCCCGCCCCAGCGTCCTCGTGGTGGACGAGCCCTCGCTGGGCCTCTCGCCGCTGATGACCCAGACGGTGTTCGAGGCCCTGAAGGCCGTCAATCAGGAAGGCGTGAGCGTCCTGCTGGTCGAGCAGAACGTGGGCCTGAGCCTGAGGCTGGCCCACCGCGCCTACGTGCTCGAAAACGGGCAGGTGGTGAACGAGGGGACCGGGGCGGCGCTGCTGGCGGACCCGAAGGTCCGGGAGGCGTACCTGGCGCTGTAG
- a CDS encoding branched-chain amino acid ABC transporter permease: MDLFFQTLLNGLLQSGIYALVASGLALAVGVVGIVNFAHGEFLMIGAFLAWGLSSYLGVDPLLSLPLAAVAVFAVGALTYRVSIRHVLLAPELNQMLLTFGLGILLQNLALMLLGGNTRTVTTSYQGSSLSLGELSVGGPKAVAFGLAVAILAGLYGVLYRTNLGRQMRAVAQNRRGSQLIGINVDRVYLIAFGVACALAAVAGVLVAVLLFASPTVGLVFALKAFAIIVMAGLGNLTGVLWASVVLGVSEALVQTYVPGGGGWSDAVFFLLIFATLVFRSFRGAR, from the coding sequence ATGGACCTCTTTTTCCAGACCCTCCTGAACGGCCTGCTGCAAAGCGGCATCTATGCGCTCGTCGCGTCAGGGCTCGCGCTGGCGGTGGGCGTGGTCGGGATCGTGAACTTCGCGCACGGCGAGTTCCTGATGATCGGCGCGTTCCTCGCCTGGGGCCTGAGCAGCTACCTGGGCGTCGATCCCCTCCTCTCGCTGCCGCTGGCCGCCGTCGCGGTGTTTGCGGTCGGGGCGCTGACGTACCGGGTGAGCATCCGGCACGTGCTGCTCGCGCCCGAACTCAACCAGATGCTCCTGACCTTCGGGCTGGGCATCCTGCTGCAAAACCTCGCGCTGATGCTGCTGGGCGGCAACACGCGCACCGTCACCACGAGTTACCAGGGGAGCAGCCTCAGCCTGGGAGAACTCTCCGTAGGCGGGCCTAAAGCCGTTGCCTTCGGCCTCGCGGTGGCGATCCTGGCCGGGCTGTACGGGGTGCTGTACCGCACCAACCTGGGGCGCCAGATGCGCGCGGTCGCGCAGAATCGCCGGGGCTCGCAGCTTATCGGCATCAATGTGGACCGGGTGTACCTCATCGCCTTCGGGGTGGCGTGTGCGCTGGCGGCGGTGGCGGGCGTGCTCGTCGCCGTGCTGCTCTTCGCGTCGCCCACCGTGGGGCTGGTGTTCGCCCTCAAGGCATTCGCCATCATCGTCATGGCGGGGCTGGGGAATCTCACGGGCGTCCTGTGGGCATCGGTAGTCCTCGGCGTGTCGGAGGCGCTGGTGCAGACCTACGTGCCGGGCGGCGGCGGGTGGAGCGACGCGGTGTTCTTCCTGCTGATCTTCGCCACGCTGGTCTTCCGCTCGTTCCGGGGGGCCAGGTGA
- a CDS encoding alpha/beta fold hydrolase, with protein MPERTLVALHGNFASSAWWADLLADPPTGWRVLAPDLPGFAGTPHDGEVSIAAYADWLGQWLDEQGVTRPALLGHSLGGAVALEFVARDPGRVSGLILAASAPLSGLITPEENYPVLELLRGNQGLREMSLGALFPSARPANFSRLVEDAGRMSDTHYSGNARALAGWGVDAARLAGVPVLVMSGALDTLITPDMVQAQAELLGTRATVLEGRGHGFPQEDPVAFRALLAEFLATLP; from the coding sequence ATGCCTGAGCGCACCCTGGTCGCCCTGCACGGCAACTTCGCGTCGAGCGCTTGGTGGGCTGACCTCCTCGCCGATCCGCCGACGGGCTGGCGTGTCCTGGCCCCCGACCTCCCCGGGTTCGCAGGCACGCCGCACGACGGAGAGGTGAGCATCGCCGCCTATGCGGATTGGCTCGGGCAATGGCTGGACGAGCAGGGCGTTACGCGGCCCGCGCTCCTCGGCCACAGCCTGGGCGGAGCGGTGGCGTTGGAATTCGTCGCCCGGGACCCAGGGCGAGTCTCCGGGCTGATCTTGGCGGCAAGTGCGCCCCTTTCAGGCTTGATCACACCAGAAGAAAATTACCCGGTCCTGGAACTGCTGCGCGGCAATCAGGGGCTGCGCGAGATGAGTCTGGGCGCGCTGTTCCCCTCCGCCCGACCGGCGAACTTCTCCCGTTTGGTGGAGGATGCCGGGCGGATGTCGGACACGCACTACAGCGGCAACGCCCGCGCCCTCGCCGGATGGGGGGTGGACGCCGCGCGCCTCGCTGGGGTGCCTGTCCTGGTCATGAGTGGAGCCCTCGACACCCTCATCACGCCCGATATGGTGCAGGCCCAGGCCGAACTGCTGGGCACCAGGGCCACGGTGCTGGAGGGGCGCGGGCACGGCTTCCCGCAGGAGGACCCGGTGGCGTTCCGCGCGCTGCTTGCAGAGTTCCTCGCCACCTTGCCCTGA
- a CDS encoding dihydrofolate reductase family protein, with the protein MRQVIVTEFLTLDGVYEEPTPWQRGYQSPEIGPFKRDELFESSALLLGRVTYQDFARYWPTATGTGEFGARMNSLPKFVATTTLRSLEWNATVLEGDVVAAVQKLKRQEGGKLLVYGSGAFVQTLLRHGLVDELRLMVHPLVLGSGKRLFSGGDRLPMNLAASKNLGAGVMLLTYQPTPDTSPTPG; encoded by the coding sequence ATGCGCCAGGTGATCGTGACCGAGTTCCTGACCCTCGACGGTGTGTACGAGGAGCCCACCCCGTGGCAGCGGGGCTACCAGAGCCCGGAAATAGGCCCGTTCAAGCGGGACGAACTCTTCGAGAGCAGCGCCCTCCTGCTGGGCCGCGTGACCTACCAGGACTTCGCCCGGTACTGGCCGACCGCCACCGGCACCGGGGAGTTCGGGGCACGGATGAACAGCCTGCCGAAGTTCGTCGCCACCACCACCCTGAGGTCCCTGGAGTGGAACGCCACCGTGCTTGAAGGGGATGTGGTCGCCGCGGTCCAGAAGCTGAAGCGGCAGGAGGGGGGAAAGCTCCTCGTCTACGGCAGCGGGGCCTTCGTCCAGACGCTCCTGCGGCATGGCCTGGTGGATGAACTGCGCCTGATGGTCCACCCGCTCGTCCTGGGAAGCGGCAAGCGCCTGTTCTCTGGGGGGGACCGGCTGCCGATGAACCTCGCGGCCTCGAAGAACCTGGGCGCGGGCGTGATGCTGTTGACCTACCAGCCCACGCCGGACACCTCACCTACCCCGGGTTGA
- a CDS encoding glycosyltransferase family 9 protein — MNGDWANVRNLLVMRLDNIGDVVMTGPALRALKEALPGVRLTLMVSPAGANAAPLLPWVDDVIVWRAMWQQLGGGTFDPAREAELIGLLRERNFDAAVLLTSFSQTPHPAALACLLAGIPLRLGESKERAPGLLTHEPLSPTPEAEHQVERNLRLLEAVGLPVRDRALEVYVSDQARQQAAALVPYPYLLLNPFASCSARTYPPERAARAARLIAEQTGLRVAVTGVEKDRERSRDLLAELGPVGVDLLGRTDLPTFAALIDGARLVLTNNTSALHLGDAVRTPLLVTYSGTEYESQWRPRSTSALLLRRPTPCHPCYAFQCPFNLECLDISPEEVARAGLELLGRVGTSHEAVAVSG; from the coding sequence GTGAACGGCGACTGGGCGAACGTCCGAAACCTCCTCGTGATGCGCCTGGACAACATCGGCGACGTGGTGATGACGGGACCGGCGTTGCGGGCGCTGAAGGAGGCTCTGCCCGGCGTCCGCCTGACCCTGATGGTGAGCCCGGCGGGGGCCAACGCCGCGCCGCTCCTCCCCTGGGTGGACGACGTGATCGTGTGGCGGGCGATGTGGCAGCAACTGGGGGGCGGAACGTTCGACCCGGCGCGGGAGGCGGAACTGATCGGACTGCTGCGGGAGCGGAACTTCGACGCCGCCGTTCTGCTCACCTCCTTCAGCCAGACGCCGCACCCCGCCGCCCTCGCCTGCCTGCTCGCCGGAATTCCCCTGCGTCTGGGCGAGTCGAAGGAACGTGCCCCCGGCCTCCTCACGCATGAACCCCTCTCCCCCACCCCGGAGGCCGAACACCAGGTCGAGCGCAACCTGCGTCTGCTGGAGGCGGTAGGGCTTCCGGTGCGGGACCGGGCGCTGGAGGTTTACGTTTCGGATCAAGCCCGGCAACAGGCGGCGGCTCTCGTCCCCTACCCGTACCTGCTCCTCAACCCCTTCGCCAGTTGCTCCGCACGGACCTACCCCCCCGAGCGGGCCGCCCGTGCCGCCCGGCTCATCGCGGAACAGACGGGGCTGAGGGTGGCCGTGACGGGGGTGGAGAAGGACCGCGAACGCAGCCGGGACCTGCTGGCCGAACTCGGTCCGGTGGGCGTGGACCTGCTGGGCCGAACGGACCTCCCCACCTTCGCCGCCCTGATCGACGGGGCGCGGCTGGTGCTGACGAACAACACCTCTGCCCTGCACCTCGGCGACGCGGTGCGGACGCCGCTGCTCGTCACGTACTCGGGCACGGAGTACGAGTCGCAGTGGCGGCCCCGGAGCACGTCCGCCCTCCTGCTGCGCCGCCCCACGCCCTGCCATCCCTGCTACGCCTTCCAGTGCCCCTTCAACCTGGAGTGCCTAGATATTTCCCCCGAGGAGGTGGCGCGGGCGGGGCTGGAGTTGCTGGGCAGGGTTGGGACCAGTCATGAGGCAGTGGCCGTGAGCGGGTGA
- a CDS encoding branched-chain amino acid ABC transporter permease, with protein MIEAARPIRRRPDFTGRALVPLGLFFLLALVFPFLPFGARAEYLLQIGFFTVVAGILALSWDILARSGQVSLAHAAFYGLGAYGFALLGKALPWFLAMPLSALLAGLVSLILGAVTMRLSGMYFAIATLAFTEVVRTIIQNLPESVAGGANGLLVPALLGGNARAQYFLALAVLLLTALVSLAVRFTRLHHAFAAIRQGEETARVLGVSIVRYKLLAFFISSFLAALGGVLFAGKTFFINPLDTFSLANSIAPLTTSIFGGLYTTLGPVLGATVLRVAEEVLHNSVKNGYLVVYGLVLMLSILWLPRGLMGLFKRGKHGGDV; from the coding sequence GTGATCGAGGCTGCCCGTCCCATCCGCCGCCGACCGGACTTCACGGGCCGCGCGCTCGTGCCGCTGGGCCTCTTCTTCCTGCTGGCGCTGGTTTTTCCCTTCCTGCCGTTTGGGGCAAGGGCCGAATACCTCCTTCAGATCGGCTTTTTCACGGTCGTGGCGGGCATCCTGGCCCTGTCGTGGGACATCCTGGCTCGCAGCGGGCAGGTCTCGCTCGCGCACGCGGCCTTCTACGGGCTGGGGGCCTACGGCTTCGCGCTGCTCGGCAAGGCGCTCCCCTGGTTCCTGGCGATGCCCCTCTCGGCCCTGCTCGCGGGCCTGGTCAGCCTGATCCTGGGCGCCGTGACCATGCGTCTGAGCGGGATGTACTTCGCCATCGCCACGCTCGCCTTCACCGAGGTCGTGCGGACGATCATCCAGAATCTGCCGGAGTCGGTGGCGGGAGGCGCGAACGGCCTCCTTGTCCCAGCATTGCTGGGCGGGAACGCCCGCGCGCAGTATTTCCTGGCGCTCGCCGTCCTGCTCCTCACCGCGCTGGTCAGCCTCGCCGTGCGTTTTACCCGGCTGCATCACGCTTTCGCCGCCATCCGGCAGGGCGAGGAGACAGCCCGCGTCCTCGGCGTCAGCATCGTGCGGTACAAGCTGCTGGCCTTCTTCATCTCCTCGTTCCTGGCGGCGCTGGGCGGGGTGCTGTTCGCCGGAAAGACCTTTTTCATCAATCCGCTGGACACCTTCAGCCTCGCCAACTCCATCGCGCCGCTGACCACCTCCATCTTCGGCGGGCTGTACACGACGCTCGGCCCGGTCCTGGGTGCGACGGTGCTGCGGGTGGCGGAGGAAGTCCTGCACAACTCGGTCAAGAACGGCTACCTCGTCGTGTACGGCCTGGTCCTGATGCTCTCGATCCTGTGGCTCCCGCGCGGGCTGATGGGGCTGTTCAAGCGGGGCAAGCACGGGGGGGACGTATGA
- a CDS encoding serine hydrolase domain-containing protein: MRSSFPVAAPEAVGLDPARLHAAHRRIARDLPHVTSLLVARRGHLAFERYYGIEAGEPQDTQSVAKSLVSLLTGIALARGFLEGPEQPVLPLLGEAAAQDPRWSRVTLRHLLTMTSGLPSELTDSAYDDAWMASPDPVRFALAQPLVCEPGMTFHYSNAGVHVLGAALAGAVGRDLAQFAQEALLTPLGIPVPEWPRDPRGRPLASGGLRLTPRALLLLGQLVLQRGRWEGQPLVPRSWVEEATRPHVRGYEWMEGIPDYGLLWWVTREGGAEAWYATGYGGQYLAVFPDLDLVAVMTGKVENHPSHRHIIAREVRGAAR; the protein is encoded by the coding sequence GTGCGCTCCAGCTTCCCCGTCGCTGCTCCTGAGGCGGTCGGCCTCGACCCAGCCAGGCTGCACGCCGCTCACCGGCGGATCGCCCGGGACCTGCCCCACGTCACCAGCCTGCTCGTGGCCCGGCGGGGTCACCTGGCCTTCGAGCGGTATTACGGCATAGAGGCGGGCGAGCCGCAGGACACGCAGTCGGTGGCCAAGAGCCTCGTTTCCCTCCTGACCGGGATCGCGCTGGCGCGCGGGTTCCTGGAGGGCCCGGAACAACCCGTCCTGCCCCTGCTGGGTGAAGCCGCGGCTCAGGACCCGCGCTGGTCCCGGGTGACCCTGCGCCACCTGCTCACCATGACCTCGGGCCTGCCCTCCGAACTCACTGACTCCGCCTACGACGATGCCTGGATGGCGAGCCCCGATCCCGTCCGCTTCGCCCTCGCCCAGCCCCTGGTCTGCGAGCCGGGCATGACCTTTCACTATTCCAACGCGGGGGTTCACGTCCTGGGCGCCGCCCTGGCGGGCGCGGTGGGCCGTGATTTGGCGCAGTTCGCGCAGGAGGCGCTGCTGACCCCGCTGGGCATCCCCGTGCCCGAGTGGCCGCGTGACCCGCGGGGGAGACCCCTGGCGAGCGGCGGCCTGCGCCTCACGCCGCGAGCCCTGCTGCTGCTGGGGCAACTCGTCCTGCAACGGGGGCGGTGGGAGGGCCAGCCGCTCGTGCCCCGCTCCTGGGTGGAGGAGGCGACGCGGCCACATGTGCGGGGCTACGAGTGGATGGAGGGCATCCCCGACTACGGCCTGCTGTGGTGGGTGACGCGCGAGGGGGGCGCCGAGGCGTGGTACGCCACCGGGTACGGCGGGCAGTACCTGGCGGTCTTCCCGGACCTCGACCTGGTCGCGGTGATGACCGGGAAGGTCGAGAACCACCCCAGTCACCGGCACATCATCGCGCGGGAGGTGCGGGGGGCGGCCCGCTGA
- a CDS encoding ABC transporter ATP-binding protein, which yields MTALRDQPSAVGQKEVVLRAEGLSKRFGGLLAVQNVSFTQYGGEILAVIGPNGAGKTTLLNLLSGVYRPSSGRLHLLGRDVTNDSMEARCHAGLGRAFQIVRPFPEMTVHENVTVGALFGKRGMRLPEARERAYDLLERTGLAAHADKAAHELTLLQDKRLEVARALATQPRVLLLDEVMAGLRPAEAQEAVSLVRNVRVSGISVLFIEHIMPVVRDLADRVVVMDQGQVLAEGTYREVTANPQVVAAYLGTEEGLHA from the coding sequence ATGACGGCGCTCAGGGATCAGCCGTCAGCGGTCGGCCAGAAGGAGGTCGTGCTGCGGGCCGAGGGGTTGAGCAAGCGCTTCGGGGGCCTGCTCGCCGTGCAGAACGTGAGTTTCACCCAGTACGGCGGGGAAATCCTCGCGGTGATCGGGCCGAACGGGGCGGGCAAGACGACGCTGCTGAACCTGCTGTCGGGCGTGTACCGGCCCTCCTCGGGGCGGCTGCACCTCCTGGGCCGCGACGTGACGAACGACAGCATGGAGGCCCGCTGCCACGCCGGATTGGGCCGCGCCTTCCAGATCGTGCGGCCCTTTCCCGAGATGACGGTCCACGAGAACGTGACCGTCGGCGCCCTCTTCGGCAAACGGGGAATGCGGCTCCCCGAGGCGCGCGAGCGGGCCTACGACCTGCTGGAGCGCACGGGGCTCGCCGCGCACGCCGACAAGGCCGCGCACGAACTCACGCTCCTTCAGGACAAGCGGCTGGAGGTCGCCCGGGCGCTCGCCACCCAGCCCCGCGTCCTGCTGCTCGACGAGGTGATGGCCGGGCTGCGGCCCGCCGAGGCACAGGAGGCCGTCTCACTTGTCCGCAACGTGCGGGTCAGCGGCATCAGCGTCCTCTTTATCGAACACATCATGCCCGTGGTGCGCGACCTGGCCGACCGGGTGGTCGTGATGGACCAGGGCCAGGTGCTGGCCGAGGGCACCTACCGCGAGGTGACGGCGAACCCGCAGGTGGTCGCCGCGTACCTGGGGACCGAGGAAGGACTGCACGCATGA
- a CDS encoding alpha/beta fold hydrolase codes for MRQTKEAGGGPPDAFTLEVNVTLAGVPVPVRLGVRTWGRLSEARDNAVLVCHYYTGTAQAAGVGADGTPGWWAALIGPGRAVDTDRFLVVAMNTLSNVQARDPGVVTTGPDTPHPDGQPWGGRFPAWDFADLHALQLALLRHLGAQRWHAVIGPSLGGMQALQWAARTPELAPRVAAVATSPCAGPVLRGAFGSLLRGVAPTGGLEGALRLISFFGMGADGLERTFRDADFEGYLRSRAATASLAHILDLARVVETHDLSAVAPRAELFARWRDAGLRLLTVNIRGDQFFPSAEMRAFAGASRAAGVAHTHLEFHSEQGHLACVTHTAPFAGTLRALLDDTLPAVPPPPDPLLSGEATHA; via the coding sequence ATGCGACAGACCAAAGAAGCGGGCGGGGGGCCGCCGGACGCCTTCACGTTGGAGGTGAACGTCACGCTGGCCGGGGTGCCGGTGCCGGTCCGGCTGGGCGTCCGAACCTGGGGACGGCTGAGCGAGGCGCGGGACAACGCCGTGCTCGTGTGCCACTACTACACCGGCACGGCCCAGGCGGCGGGCGTAGGGGCGGACGGCACGCCGGGCTGGTGGGCCGCCCTGATCGGCCCTGGACGGGCGGTGGACACGGACCGCTTTCTCGTGGTGGCGATGAACACGCTGTCGAACGTGCAGGCCCGTGATCCAGGGGTGGTCACGACCGGGCCGGACACCCCGCACCCGGACGGCCAGCCGTGGGGAGGCCGCTTTCCCGCCTGGGACTTCGCCGACCTGCACGCGCTGCAACTCGCGCTGCTGCGGCACCTGGGGGCGCAGAGGTGGCACGCCGTGATCGGCCCCAGCCTGGGGGGAATGCAGGCCCTCCAGTGGGCGGCCAGAACGCCCGAGCTGGCACCGCGCGTGGCGGCGGTCGCCACGAGTCCCTGCGCGGGGCCGGTGCTGCGCGGGGCATTCGGTTCCCTGTTGCGGGGCGTGGCGCCGACCGGGGGACTCGAAGGGGCGCTGCGCCTGATCTCCTTTTTCGGGATGGGCGCGGACGGGCTGGAGCGGACCTTCCGTGACGCGGATTTCGAGGGCTATCTGCGCTCCCGCGCGGCGACGGCCAGCCTGGCCCACATCCTCGACCTCGCGCGGGTGGTGGAGACGCACGACCTCTCCGCCGTGGCTCCGCGCGCCGAGCTGTTCGCCCGCTGGCGGGACGCGGGGCTGCGCCTGCTCACCGTGAATATCCGCGGGGATCAGTTCTTTCCGTCGGCCGAGATGCGCGCCTTCGCCGGGGCCAGCCGGGCGGCGGGCGTGGCGCACACGCACCTGGAGTTCCACTCCGAACAGGGGCACCTCGCCTGTGTGACCCACACGGCGCCCTTCGCGGGAACGTTGCGTGCCCTGCTGGACGACACGCTGCCCGCCGTGCCCCCTCCGCCCGATCCCCTCCTGAGCGGGGAGGCGACTCATGCCTGA
- a CDS encoding amino acid ABC transporter substrate-binding protein produces the protein MKKMLLTGVLLALSGAGAVKVGVLLPLSGPSSVSGQAARNGYLLALDEINKAGGVLGKPLELEIADDGSAPAKAVPEFVKLVTVDKVDFMAGGVSSATSIAISGPAKQYNTFMAWIGAAAVPVEDAFADHKYFFHYHPWSYYNFEAILSYFKTLKTQRKAKNIAIAYEDGPFGSAGINDTIAAFKKAGFNVVMSEKFKTGSGNFGPIISKAKAAKPDIFYWVGYDTDALPLATEIKQQNLKVGLVYGTPPSWPVGFEKNPLSENMAGLSLWLPSSPQAESRKFVAAYRKKFGNVTEEYFAPLAYVNLKTLAAAINKAGSTDKDKVAAALAETNTPTPFGPLTFSRSNKTQYQGFKAGNWLHFQFQGDSRVPVYPIKFAQKPMVWNK, from the coding sequence ATGAAAAAGATGCTTCTGACGGGCGTTCTGCTCGCGCTTTCCGGCGCGGGCGCGGTGAAGGTGGGCGTGCTGCTTCCCCTCTCGGGGCCGAGCAGCGTCTCCGGGCAGGCGGCCAGGAACGGCTACCTGCTCGCGCTGGACGAGATCAACAAGGCGGGCGGCGTGCTGGGCAAGCCTCTGGAACTGGAGATCGCCGACGACGGTTCCGCCCCGGCCAAGGCCGTCCCCGAGTTCGTCAAGCTCGTGACCGTGGACAAGGTGGACTTCATGGCGGGCGGCGTGAGCAGCGCCACCTCCATCGCCATCAGCGGTCCGGCCAAGCAGTACAACACCTTCATGGCGTGGATCGGCGCGGCGGCCGTGCCCGTCGAGGACGCCTTCGCGGACCACAAGTATTTCTTCCACTACCACCCCTGGTCGTACTACAACTTCGAGGCGATCCTGAGCTACTTCAAGACGCTCAAGACCCAGCGCAAGGCGAAGAACATCGCCATCGCCTACGAGGACGGTCCCTTCGGGAGCGCGGGCATCAACGACACCATTGCGGCCTTCAAGAAGGCGGGCTTCAACGTCGTCATGAGCGAGAAGTTCAAGACGGGCAGCGGCAACTTCGGCCCCATCATCAGCAAGGCCAAGGCCGCCAAGCCCGACATCTTCTACTGGGTGGGCTACGACACCGACGCCCTGCCTCTCGCCACCGAGATCAAGCAGCAGAACCTGAAGGTCGGTCTGGTGTACGGCACGCCGCCCTCCTGGCCGGTGGGCTTCGAGAAAAACCCGCTGTCCGAGAATATGGCGGGCCTGAGCCTGTGGCTGCCTTCCAGCCCGCAGGCCGAGAGCCGCAAGTTCGTCGCCGCCTACCGGAAGAAGTTCGGCAACGTGACCGAGGAATACTTCGCGCCGCTGGCGTACGTGAACCTCAAGACGCTCGCCGCCGCGATCAACAAGGCCGGAAGCACCGACAAGGACAAGGTGGCCGCCGCGCTGGCCGAGACGAACACGCCCACACCCTTCGGCCCGCTGACCTTCTCCAGGAGCAACAAGACGCAGTACCAGGGCTTCAAGGCCGGGAACTGGCTGCACTTCCAGTTCCAGGGCGACAGCCGCGTGCCGGTGTACCCCATCAAGTTCGCGCAGAAGCCGATGGTGTGGAACAAGTGA